In one window of Chitinophagales bacterium DNA:
- the iscU gene encoding Fe-S cluster assembly scaffold IscU, which translates to MAYSEKVIDHYQNPKNVGTLDKGKKNVGTGLVGAPECGDVMRLQIEVDEANGVITDAKFKTFGCGSAIASSSLATEWLKGKTVDQALAIDNMDIVEELNLPPVKIHCSVLAEDAIKAAINDYRKKNGLEELVFEEKGVH; encoded by the coding sequence ATGGCATATTCAGAAAAAGTAATCGATCATTATCAGAACCCCAAGAACGTGGGTACACTGGATAAGGGTAAGAAAAATGTTGGTACCGGCCTGGTAGGTGCACCTGAGTGCGGCGACGTAATGCGTTTGCAAATTGAGGTGGACGAAGCCAATGGTGTCATCACTGATGCAAAGTTCAAGACCTTCGGTTGCGGCTCTGCTATTGCTTCTTCTTCACTCGCAACTGAGTGGCTGAAAGGTAAAACTGTTGATCAGGCTTTGGCAATCGACAACATGGACATCGTTGAAGAGCTGAACCTGCCTCCTGTAAAAATTCACTGCTCTGTACTGGCTGAAGATGCCATCAAAGCAGCAATCAATGATTACAGAAAGAAGAATGGTTTGGAAGAACTGGTATTTGAAGAAAAAGGTGTGCACTAA
- a CDS encoding iron-sulfur cluster assembly accessory protein yields the protein MSTVATDNAIYVSDKAKKKVAQLMEDAGIANDTSYFLRVSVVGGGCSGLSYKLDFDNEQKPMDQVFEDNGVKIVTDLKSFLYLVNTELDFSDGLNGKGFYFNNPNASRSCGCGESFAV from the coding sequence ATGAGTACTGTTGCAACAGATAACGCCATTTATGTGAGTGACAAGGCCAAGAAAAAAGTGGCCCAGCTGATGGAAGATGCAGGTATCGCCAATGATACCAGCTATTTTCTGCGCGTAAGTGTAGTAGGCGGCGGTTGTTCTGGTCTCAGCTATAAGCTGGATTTCGACAATGAGCAGAAGCCAATGGATCAGGTATTTGAAGACAATGGCGTGAAAATTGTAACTGACCTCAAGAGTTTCTTATACCTCGTGAACACTGAATTGGATTTCTCTGATGGTCTGAACGGAAAAGGTTTTTACTTTAATAACCCCAATGCGAGCCGTAGCTGCGGATGTGGTGAAAGTTTCGCTGTTTAG
- a CDS encoding bifunctional UDP-N-acetylmuramoyl-tripeptide:D-alanyl-D-alanine ligase/alanine racemase, whose protein sequence is MALYLVQDIARIIGAASTTANISIEYLLTDSRKLLFPERTLFFALPGPRRHGHSFISELYAKGVRCFVVEEAIDETNYPGAIILLVADVKQALQRLAAYHRKQFHYPVIGITGSNGKTIVKEWLYQLLQEKENIVRSPRSYNSQIGVPLSLWQMNTQHSLGIFEAGISQKGEMQALSDMIQPDIAVLTNIGEAHNEGFVDHIAKANEKALLFGYAGKIVVGMDQLPASFQLRLIHADQQLFCWSRKQQADLTVIEESVQSGMTTVHARYQDTSIQITIPFTDHASIDNAITCWAVCLVMGYSQSYIADRMRLLQAVDMRMQLRRAINNCFLLNDSYSYDLNGLSVALDYLDQQAGGAAKTAIVSDLLQVGNEPAMHYQRIASELQHRGFGMLIAVGPEMQRHQHLIQQYFQGSILHCASTEDLLKQLQQMPLRDQYILLKGARVFEFERVSHWLEQQLHQTSMEINLSALAHNLKLYQSKLGKDVKLMAMVKAFGYGSGGAEIARVLEFHKVHYLAVAYADEGVELRKAGIGLPIMVMNPEPGNFDSLLNYNLEPELYSFSILQSFLQYLQNQAVQQFPVHIKFNTGMNRLGFETAEAVELAKYLLQHQEIVVRTVFSHLVASENPAFKEFTLQQAASFEQAAATLASVLPYSFSRHLANTAAIAHYPQLQYELVRLGIGLYGVDQEINPIGLQTVATLKTTIAQIRQVAATETVGYGRAGKLERDSLIATVRIGYADGYSRKLGNGKAYMLVNGHPAPVVGNVCMDMTMLDITGIPNVREGQEVEVFGPNLPVQQIARWADTIAYEVLTGVGQRVKRIYIAE, encoded by the coding sequence ATGGCCCTCTATCTGGTACAAGATATTGCCCGTATAATTGGTGCAGCCAGTACCACTGCAAATATTTCTATTGAATACCTCCTTACTGATAGCAGAAAACTTTTGTTTCCTGAGCGAACATTGTTTTTTGCATTACCAGGCCCAAGAAGACATGGGCATAGCTTTATTTCTGAGCTATATGCAAAAGGTGTTCGTTGTTTTGTTGTAGAAGAAGCTATTGATGAAACCAATTATCCCGGCGCGATAATCCTGCTTGTTGCAGATGTTAAGCAAGCATTGCAGCGGTTAGCTGCCTATCATCGTAAACAGTTTCATTATCCTGTTATTGGTATTACGGGTAGTAACGGCAAAACCATTGTGAAAGAATGGTTATATCAATTATTGCAGGAAAAGGAAAACATTGTTAGAAGTCCGCGTAGTTATAATTCACAGATTGGTGTGCCGCTTAGTTTGTGGCAGATGAATACCCAACACAGTCTGGGTATTTTTGAAGCAGGTATTTCTCAGAAAGGTGAGATGCAGGCTTTATCAGACATGATTCAACCAGATATCGCTGTGTTGACGAATATCGGCGAAGCGCACAATGAAGGCTTTGTTGATCATATTGCAAAAGCGAATGAAAAAGCACTGTTGTTTGGTTATGCAGGTAAGATAGTAGTTGGGATGGATCAATTACCAGCTTCGTTTCAATTGCGGCTTATACATGCTGATCAGCAATTGTTTTGTTGGAGTAGAAAACAGCAAGCAGATTTAACGGTTATTGAAGAGTCTGTGCAGTCGGGTATGACTACAGTGCATGCACGCTATCAGGATACAAGTATTCAAATCACAATTCCTTTTACCGATCATGCATCCATTGACAATGCAATTACTTGTTGGGCTGTTTGTCTGGTAATGGGATATTCGCAATCTTATATAGCGGATAGAATGCGCTTGCTTCAGGCTGTAGATATGCGCATGCAGCTGCGTAGGGCCATCAATAATTGTTTTCTGCTGAACGATAGTTACAGTTATGATTTGAATGGATTATCAGTAGCGCTGGATTATTTAGATCAACAAGCAGGCGGTGCAGCAAAGACAGCTATTGTGTCTGATCTTTTGCAAGTAGGGAACGAACCGGCCATGCATTATCAGCGGATCGCCAGTGAATTGCAGCACAGGGGTTTTGGTATGTTGATTGCCGTTGGTCCGGAAATGCAGCGTCATCAGCATTTGATTCAGCAATACTTTCAAGGCAGTATTCTGCATTGTGCATCAACAGAGGACTTGTTAAAGCAATTGCAGCAAATGCCTTTGCGCGATCAGTATATTTTATTGAAAGGTGCCCGTGTGTTTGAGTTTGAAAGGGTAAGTCACTGGTTAGAGCAGCAATTACATCAGACCAGTATGGAGATTAACTTGTCAGCTTTAGCACATAACCTGAAATTGTATCAATCCAAGCTTGGCAAGGATGTAAAGCTGATGGCCATGGTGAAAGCATTTGGCTATGGCAGCGGTGGTGCTGAAATTGCTCGTGTCTTAGAATTTCATAAAGTGCATTATCTCGCAGTAGCTTATGCTGATGAGGGTGTGGAACTGCGTAAAGCCGGTATCGGTTTACCCATCATGGTCATGAATCCAGAGCCGGGTAATTTCGATAGCCTGCTAAACTACAATCTGGAGCCAGAGCTCTATAGCTTTTCCATTTTGCAATCCTTTCTGCAGTATCTGCAAAATCAAGCTGTACAACAGTTCCCAGTGCATATTAAGTTCAATACTGGGATGAATCGGCTAGGTTTTGAAACTGCTGAAGCTGTAGAATTGGCAAAATACCTGCTGCAGCATCAGGAAATTGTGGTGAGAACAGTCTTTAGTCATCTGGTAGCTAGTGAGAACCCGGCATTCAAAGAGTTTACTTTGCAACAGGCTGCTTCCTTTGAGCAAGCTGCTGCTACGCTTGCTTCGGTCTTGCCCTATTCATTCTCCCGACATCTGGCTAATACAGCTGCTATCGCGCATTACCCCCAACTTCAGTATGAGCTGGTGCGTTTAGGCATTGGTTTATATGGAGTGGATCAGGAGATCAATCCCATTGGGCTGCAGACGGTTGCTACACTTAAAACCACTATTGCCCAGATCAGACAAGTTGCTGCAACAGAGACGGTTGGTTATGGTCGTGCTGGTAAGTTGGAACGAGATAGTTTGATTGCAACCGTACGTATTGGTTATGCAGATGGGTATTCCAGAAAACTCGGTAATGGCAAGGCATATATGTTGGTAAACGGGCATCCTGCGCCAGTTGTTGGTAATGTTTGTATGGATATGACCATGCTGGATATAACCGGTATTCCCAATGTAAGAGAAGGGCAGGAGGTAGAAGTTTTTGGGCCCAATCTCCCAGTTCAGCAAATTGCCCGCTGGGCAGATACCATTGCATATGAAGTACTTACCGGTGTTGGCCAGCGCGTAAAGCGGATTTACATCGCTGAGTAG
- a CDS encoding IscS subfamily cysteine desulfurase has product MLKLPIYLDNNATTPMDPRVLEAMLPYFVENFGNAASRNHPFGWAAEEAVDYAREQVAKLIGADPKEIIFTSGATEGDNLAIKGVFDMYASKGNHIITANTEHKAVLDTCKHIEKAGGEVTYLDVKADGRIDLAELEAAIKPTTILIAIMYANNEIGVIQPVKEISAIAKKHGVLFFSDAVQAVGKIPVDVNKDGIDLMAFTAHKMYGPKGIGALYVRRKNPRVKVTAQLDGGGHERGMRSGTLNVPGIVGFGKAAELAMNEMAQDAERLSKLRDKLENALMQLEEAYVNGTPEHRLPHVSNISFKYVEGEGLMMGFNKNIAVSSGSACTSASLEPSYVLKALGLGDDLAHSSLRFGLGRFTTEEQIDYTIEHVSKTVLKLREMSPLWEMYKEGIDLNTIEWAHH; this is encoded by the coding sequence ATGCTCAAGCTGCCTATTTATCTGGACAATAACGCCACAACACCCATGGATCCCCGCGTGCTGGAGGCCATGTTGCCCTATTTTGTAGAGAATTTTGGTAATGCTGCCAGCCGTAACCACCCTTTTGGTTGGGCTGCAGAAGAAGCAGTTGACTATGCTCGTGAGCAGGTTGCCAAGCTGATAGGCGCTGATCCTAAGGAAATCATTTTTACTTCAGGTGCCACTGAAGGCGATAACCTCGCTATCAAGGGTGTGTTTGATATGTATGCCAGCAAGGGTAACCATATCATCACTGCCAATACTGAGCACAAAGCTGTATTGGATACCTGTAAGCATATTGAGAAAGCAGGTGGTGAAGTTACCTACCTGGATGTGAAAGCAGATGGTCGTATCGATCTGGCTGAGCTGGAAGCAGCTATCAAGCCAACGACTATCCTGATTGCCATCATGTATGCCAACAATGAGATTGGTGTGATTCAGCCCGTGAAAGAAATCAGCGCTATTGCTAAAAAGCATGGTGTACTTTTCTTCAGCGATGCGGTACAGGCAGTAGGTAAGATTCCAGTAGATGTAAACAAAGATGGTATAGACCTGATGGCATTTACTGCACACAAGATGTACGGTCCAAAAGGTATTGGTGCTTTATATGTGCGTCGTAAGAATCCACGCGTAAAAGTTACTGCCCAGTTAGACGGTGGTGGTCATGAGCGCGGTATGCGTAGCGGTACTTTGAACGTACCCGGTATCGTAGGCTTTGGTAAAGCTGCTGAGCTGGCTATGAATGAAATGGCACAGGATGCTGAGCGTTTGAGCAAATTGCGTGATAAGCTGGAGAATGCTTTAATGCAACTCGAAGAAGCATATGTAAACGGAACACCTGAGCACCGTTTGCCGCATGTGAGCAATATCTCTTTCAAATATGTAGAAGGTGAAGGTTTGATGATGGGCTTTAATAAGAACATCGCAGTAAGTTCAGGTTCTGCTTGTACTTCTGCTTCGCTGGAACCTTCTTACGTACTGAAGGCTTTGGGTCTGGGCGATGATCTCGCACACAGCTCATTGCGTTTTGGTCTGGGTAGATTCACTACTGAAGAGCAAATCGATTATACTATCGAGCATGTTTCTAAAACAGTGTTGAAGCTGCGCGAGATGAGCCCACTTTGGGAAATGTACAAAGAGGGTATCGATTTGAACACGATTGAATGGGCGCACCATTAA
- the gldG gene encoding gliding motility-associated ABC transporter substrate-binding protein GldG, with the protein MPMKKQQYMRWLMGIGLLVVLTYGLSNLYLRYDLTAEKRYTFSNSTVQLLQDLDTLSEGGINITVMLDGDLPADYRKLRASTEELLSNFKQRSGGMITVKFEKPGESLDDTSRLALYDSLARMGVVFENAEEVSTNKDAATSRLIIPSALVQYGNKLPIAIDLRSSRKIFRQFNVINDVPQEDVEATRNAAEALLEYKFANAIDKLTRSKAPVVAYVIGNGQPDYPRVTDLVNTLKNEYRLGIFDLKQSYPDPTQIDALLMVKPTKPFTDEDKLKIDQYILNGGKVIWMIDKLYAEMDSLMRSQQDFVAYDRGLNIDDLLFKYGVRINSDLVQDLNCSKIPMVIGQNADGSPRMQRIPWPYYPFLSGHQPNPVSRNLDRVLPIFPSSIDTVKAPGISKTILLATDTNSRKLQTPAMVSLNSVRTDEDFASFQKSYIPIAVLLEGRFQSPFAYRLSQEVLDSLQRSTGKPFITQSVKPGKQIVVADGDIVTNMVSQTQGTMPMGMIPLENYRFANREFMLNCVDYLVSDRALYESRNKDFILRLLDKEKVARDRGMWQFIGIGIPVLMIVLIGLFINWRRKQLFA; encoded by the coding sequence ATGCCCATGAAGAAACAACAATACATGCGTTGGTTGATGGGCATTGGGCTACTGGTCGTATTAACTTATGGCTTATCTAATCTCTATCTGCGTTACGACTTAACTGCTGAAAAGCGTTATACGTTTAGTAATTCTACAGTTCAGTTGTTACAAGATCTGGATACTTTGTCGGAAGGAGGTATTAATATCACGGTGATGCTGGATGGGGATTTACCTGCTGACTACCGGAAACTACGCGCGTCTACGGAAGAGCTGCTCAGCAATTTCAAACAGCGTTCTGGCGGTATGATTACCGTAAAATTTGAAAAGCCGGGTGAATCTTTGGATGATACTTCCCGCTTGGCTTTATACGATAGTCTGGCACGAATGGGTGTTGTATTTGAAAATGCAGAAGAAGTTTCTACGAATAAGGATGCAGCCACTTCCAGACTGATTATTCCAAGCGCATTAGTGCAATACGGAAATAAACTACCTATTGCAATTGATCTGAGAAGCAGTAGGAAAATCTTTCGCCAGTTTAATGTGATTAATGATGTGCCGCAGGAAGATGTGGAAGCAACACGCAACGCTGCTGAAGCTTTGTTGGAATACAAATTTGCTAATGCCATTGATAAATTAACCAGATCAAAAGCACCGGTAGTTGCATATGTGATTGGCAATGGACAGCCAGACTACCCACGTGTAACTGATTTGGTGAACACACTTAAGAATGAATATCGCCTGGGTATTTTTGATTTAAAACAATCCTATCCTGATCCCACGCAGATTGATGCATTGCTCATGGTAAAGCCCACGAAGCCATTTACAGATGAAGACAAACTGAAAATAGATCAATATATCCTCAATGGTGGTAAGGTGATCTGGATGATTGATAAACTGTACGCAGAGATGGATAGCCTGATGCGTAGTCAGCAAGACTTTGTTGCATACGATCGTGGACTGAACATTGATGATCTTTTATTCAAGTATGGAGTGCGCATTAATAGTGATTTGGTGCAAGACCTGAACTGCTCTAAGATTCCGATGGTTATTGGGCAGAATGCAGATGGTAGTCCGCGCATGCAACGTATTCCTTGGCCATACTATCCCTTTCTTTCCGGACATCAGCCTAATCCTGTTTCGAGAAATCTGGACAGGGTATTACCTATTTTTCCCTCATCAATTGATACGGTTAAAGCACCGGGTATCAGCAAGACGATTTTGTTGGCAACTGATACCAATAGCCGTAAACTGCAAACACCAGCGATGGTTAGTTTGAATAGTGTTAGAACGGATGAAGATTTTGCCAGCTTTCAAAAAAGCTATATCCCAATTGCAGTTTTATTAGAAGGCCGTTTTCAATCACCCTTCGCTTACAGGTTGAGTCAGGAAGTACTTGATTCATTGCAACGCAGTACTGGAAAGCCATTCATAACTCAGTCTGTAAAGCCGGGTAAGCAAATTGTGGTAGCAGATGGGGATATTGTAACCAATATGGTATCGCAAACTCAGGGCACAATGCCCATGGGTATGATTCCATTGGAGAATTACCGTTTTGCCAATCGGGAGTTCATGTTAAACTGTGTGGATTATTTAGTTAGTGATCGGGCTTTGTATGAGAGTAGAAATAAGGATTTCATCTTACGCCTGCTGGATAAAGAGAAAGTAGCTCGGGACAGAGGTATGTGGCAGTTTATCGGAATCGGCATTCCGGTTCTGATGATTGTTTTAATAGGTCTTTTTATTAACTGGAGAAGAAAGCAGTTATTTGCATAA
- a CDS encoding ABC transporter permease, whose protein sequence is MWMICKKELNQFFSGLTGYLAVVVFLLLNGLFLFVFPETNILDFGYASLAPFFDRCPFILLFLVPVVTMRSMADEYKSGTFELLKTLPLKATQIVWGKFLGAWLIVCIALLPTIAYAFAIQSLSVTGGIDVGATIGSYIGLFLLGAVFTAIGILASSATNNTVVAFIIGAFAAFLLYNGFEALSKLPVFAGGLDYYIEMIGINFHYRSISRGVIDLRDILYFVVLVSLFMYFTKQNIQQR, encoded by the coding sequence ATGTGGATGATCTGCAAGAAAGAATTGAATCAGTTTTTCAGTGGTCTTACCGGCTATCTCGCGGTGGTGGTTTTCTTACTACTGAACGGACTCTTTTTATTCGTGTTTCCTGAAACCAATATCTTGGATTTTGGCTATGCTTCTTTGGCTCCATTCTTTGATCGTTGTCCCTTCATTTTATTATTTCTTGTTCCGGTTGTCACCATGCGCAGCATGGCAGATGAGTACAAGTCGGGCACGTTTGAATTACTCAAAACCCTGCCTTTAAAAGCAACGCAAATTGTATGGGGTAAGTTCCTCGGCGCCTGGTTGATTGTTTGTATTGCTCTCTTGCCGACAATCGCTTATGCATTTGCTATTCAAAGCCTGAGTGTCACAGGCGGTATTGATGTGGGTGCCACTATTGGTAGTTATATTGGTCTTTTTCTGCTGGGAGCCGTATTCACGGCGATAGGCATATTGGCCAGCAGTGCCACCAATAATACGGTTGTGGCATTCATCATTGGTGCATTTGCTGCTTTTCTTTTATACAATGGTTTCGAAGCCTTGAGTAAACTGCCAGTGTTTGCAGGTGGCTTGGATTATTATATTGAAATGATTGGTATTAATTTTCATTACAGAAGTATCAGCCGCGGTGTCATTGATTTGCGCGACATACTCTATTTTGTTGTCCTTGTTAGTCTCTTCATGTATTTCACAAAACAAAATATCCAACAACGTTAA
- a CDS encoding TerC/Alx family metal homeostasis membrane protein: MTPHQIVYTVFGIVLVLALTVDLGILSKKNTVISIKAALRQTIFWVALALAFFVFMWIEEGQALALEYLSAYLMEWSLSIDNIFVFILIFSSFQVKEKHYSRVLLIGILMAIIFRVIFITVGVALVQRFEWLLYIFGVFLVYTGYKMFTANDEEAFNPRESKIYRFMQKFLPLVPHDGDGKYVIRENGKPAYTTLFVVVMMLAAIDLVFALDSIPAVMGISRDNLVIYTSNIFAVLGLRSLFFLLRGAVSRFDYLQQGIAIVLVFIGIKMLGEHYISQWIPKTIMVAISLGMILVCISGSIFYSIFMQKKGLPRDQGDASQIG, encoded by the coding sequence ATGACGCCCCATCAAATTGTATATACTGTCTTTGGTATTGTCTTGGTATTGGCATTAACGGTAGATCTTGGCATCTTAAGCAAAAAGAATACGGTTATCAGCATCAAAGCAGCTTTGCGCCAAACTATTTTTTGGGTAGCACTTGCATTGGCTTTCTTTGTTTTCATGTGGATAGAAGAGGGGCAAGCACTAGCATTAGAATACCTGAGTGCTTACCTCATGGAATGGAGTCTTAGTATTGATAATATCTTTGTATTCATTCTAATTTTCTCTTCTTTTCAGGTTAAAGAAAAGCATTACTCTAGGGTTTTATTGATTGGTATTCTGATGGCCATCATCTTCAGGGTTATTTTTATTACTGTAGGAGTTGCTTTGGTGCAAAGATTTGAATGGCTCCTGTACATTTTTGGTGTATTTCTGGTGTATACAGGTTATAAAATGTTTACTGCGAATGATGAAGAGGCATTCAATCCCCGTGAGAGTAAGATTTATCGGTTTATGCAGAAGTTCCTGCCATTGGTGCCTCACGATGGTGACGGTAAATATGTGATCAGAGAGAACGGTAAACCTGCATATACCACTTTATTTGTAGTAGTGATGATGCTTGCTGCAATTGATCTTGTCTTTGCCTTGGATTCTATTCCCGCTGTAATGGGTATTTCCAGAGATAACTTAGTTATCTATACTTCAAACATCTTTGCAGTGCTGGGATTGCGCTCACTGTTTTTCCTACTTCGTGGTGCAGTTTCCAGATTTGATTATTTGCAACAAGGTATTGCCATTGTATTGGTGTTTATTGGTATAAAAATGCTTGGCGAACACTATATCAGTCAATGGATTCCGAAGACAATCATGGTGGCGATATCTTTGGGTATGATTCTGGTGTGCATCAGTGGTTCAATTTTCTATTCCATCTTCATGCAGAAAAAAGGATTGCCCAGAGATCAGGGCGATGCTTCACAAATTGGATAA
- a CDS encoding sorbosone dehydrogenase family protein: MQKFLFLIAATALLSCQQNKSTDNTSLKPPTDSLDYVQLPEGFRMSVFAEVPDARSMCWGEQGTLFVGNRKEDKVYALRDEDGDGFAEKRYVIAEKLNTPNGVAFRKGSLYVAEINRILRFDDIENKLSNPPKYTVVNDLFPDKTWHGWKFIAFGPDDKLYVPVGAPCNVCDEKDSVFASISRINPDGSGGELYARGVRNSVGFTWHPLTKEMWFTDNGRDMLGDDIPYCELNHAPAKGMHFGFPYIHQGDIPDPEFGKGKKAADYTAPAWKIGPHVAPLGLRFYTGKQFPDSFRNKLFIAEHGSWNRSKPIGYRVGIATFDNTAQKVLRYEYFAHGWLDANGNVKGRPVDIEIAPDGALLVSDDYAGKIYRITYK, from the coding sequence ATGCAAAAGTTCCTCTTTCTGATTGCAGCAACTGCACTGCTTAGCTGCCAGCAAAACAAGTCTACCGACAATACATCGTTGAAACCTCCAACAGATAGTTTGGATTATGTTCAATTGCCCGAAGGCTTTCGCATGAGTGTGTTTGCAGAAGTGCCTGATGCGAGAAGTATGTGCTGGGGCGAGCAAGGCACTTTGTTCGTTGGTAACAGAAAAGAAGACAAAGTTTATGCGCTGCGCGATGAAGATGGTGATGGCTTTGCGGAAAAGCGTTATGTGATTGCAGAAAAGCTGAACACACCAAATGGTGTGGCATTTCGAAAAGGAAGTTTATACGTTGCGGAGATCAATCGCATTCTGCGCTTCGATGATATTGAAAACAAACTGAGTAATCCGCCCAAGTATACAGTGGTGAATGATTTGTTTCCGGATAAAACCTGGCATGGTTGGAAATTCATTGCATTCGGACCCGATGATAAACTCTATGTACCTGTTGGTGCACCATGCAATGTGTGTGATGAAAAGGATTCTGTCTTTGCCAGTATCTCCCGCATAAATCCTGATGGCAGTGGCGGCGAATTATATGCACGTGGCGTACGCAACTCTGTTGGTTTTACCTGGCATCCTCTAACCAAGGAAATGTGGTTTACCGATAATGGCCGAGATATGTTGGGTGATGATATCCCTTACTGCGAATTAAACCATGCACCTGCAAAAGGAATGCACTTTGGATTTCCATATATCCACCAAGGTGATATTCCTGATCCTGAATTTGGTAAAGGAAAAAAAGCAGCCGACTATACCGCTCCAGCATGGAAGATTGGTCCGCACGTAGCACCACTGGGACTTCGCTTTTACACCGGTAAACAGTTTCCCGATAGTTTCCGAAACAAACTCTTTATAGCTGAACATGGCAGCTGGAATAGAAGCAAGCCAATTGGTTATCGCGTAGGCATAGCCACATTTGACAATACCGCACAAAAAGTATTGCGTTACGAGTATTTTGCACATGGTTGGCTGGATGCAAACGGTAATGTGAAAGGAAGACCTGTTGATATTGAAATTGCACCCGATGGCGCATTATTGGTGAGTGATGATTATGCAGGAAAAATTTACCGCATCACTTACAAGTAA
- the mce gene encoding methylmalonyl-CoA epimerase — MNKIEHIGIAVKSFETAIPLFEQLLNTTCYKQESVDSEHVNTAFFQQGPNKIELLESSTPDGVIAKYIEKKGEGIHHIAFDVDDIHAEMERLKAAGFQLLNETPKKGADNKLVCFLHPKGTNGVLIELCQEIR; from the coding sequence ATGAACAAGATTGAACACATTGGTATCGCCGTAAAAAGTTTTGAAACAGCCATACCCTTGTTTGAACAACTCCTCAATACCACTTGCTATAAACAAGAATCTGTTGATTCTGAACATGTTAATACGGCTTTTTTCCAGCAAGGCCCCAATAAGATTGAATTATTGGAAAGTTCCACACCCGATGGGGTAATAGCCAAGTATATTGAGAAGAAGGGCGAAGGCATTCACCACATAGCTTTTGATGTGGATGATATCCATGCGGAGATGGAGCGGCTCAAAGCAGCAGGTTTTCAACTCTTGAACGAAACACCAAAAAAAGGTGCGGATAATAAGCTGGTTTGCTTTCTGCATCCCAAAGGAACCAATGGCGTATTGATCGAACTCTGTCAGGAGATTCGCTAA
- the rnc gene encoding ribonuclease III yields the protein MQIIRQLFKPAQTSFEKQITNVLGLRPGNLTLYTTALSHRSVKDTPNENNERLEYLGDAVLSAIVADYLFKRYPYKGEGFLTEMRSKMVNRQQLNDIALKMGLKKITLFNKFDNSLKGSQIFGNTLEAVVGAVYIDKGYTKTQRWVLKQIVIPHMFVDDLEQIDINLKNKLIGWASRNGKSLSFELAEEKLEGNRRVFTIHAVLDGEVIALGKGYNKKDASQVAAQQAVEKLQL from the coding sequence GTGCAAATCATCAGGCAATTATTTAAACCAGCGCAGACTTCTTTCGAAAAGCAGATCACGAATGTGCTGGGTCTTCGTCCCGGTAATTTAACGCTGTACACCACAGCGCTAAGCCATCGTTCCGTAAAGGATACACCCAATGAGAACAATGAGCGTCTTGAATATCTTGGTGATGCAGTGTTGAGTGCCATTGTTGCCGATTATCTCTTCAAACGTTATCCCTACAAAGGCGAAGGCTTTCTTACAGAGATGCGCAGTAAGATGGTGAACCGTCAGCAGCTGAATGATATTGCGCTGAAGATGGGCCTGAAAAAAATTACCCTGTTCAATAAGTTTGATAACTCATTAAAGGGCAGCCAGATTTTTGGTAATACACTGGAAGCTGTTGTTGGTGCTGTATATATTGATAAGGGCTATACCAAAACACAGCGGTGGGTGTTGAAACAGATTGTCATCCCGCACATGTTTGTAGATGATTTGGAACAGATCGATATCAATCTCAAAAACAAACTCATTGGCTGGGCTAGTAGAAATGGTAAATCACTCAGCTTTGAGTTAGCAGAAGAAAAACTCGAAGGTAATCGTCGTGTGTTCACCATCCATGCAGTGTTAGATGGTGAAGTAATTGCGCTCGGTAAGGGCTACAATAAAAAAGATGCTTCTCAGGTAGCTGCGCAGCAGGCTGTTGAAAAATTACAGTTGTAA